From one Aeropyrum camini SY1 = JCM 12091 genomic stretch:
- a CDS encoding radical SAM protein: MDGVNSLVDAVYAKEAIVEELRRRVGEEGFRRASRDWHARRRPIPCGMTVHTGVGCSYGCLYCYIYDMGFTGKPQPYPLSGEELALALALNPYVAPGPRGTLLAFGSVTEPFMRETAWRAIEYLESTRRWLGNPQQVSTKTGLKGRLLEKFVEAADPRIDVLVSMTTLRLWKALEPGASPPEERMEFMRRLVEAGLSATLFLRPIIPGVTDREAEDILSRAAYAGVDKVVLGTLRVAEGILRRLRASGAVDMGEIERRLARWPRRGEQLPIYSRDLKEKIALKAREIGFKVLPASCSANIESHRQGCAACRLGPCGDLSRLPPASDREVARLLEALGLKPLKVSVKGLTVEAAIRGGRREAEIASYWIIGLLRRSPRVKAVRS; encoded by the coding sequence GTGGATGGCGTCAATAGCCTTGTGGATGCTGTTTACGCTAAGGAGGCTATCGTCGAGGAGCTCAGGCGTAGGGTCGGCGAGGAGGGGTTTAGGAGGGCCTCAAGGGACTGGCATGCGCGGAGGAGGCCTATACCATGTGGGATGACGGTGCATACCGGAGTTGGCTGCAGCTACGGCTGCCTATACTGTTATATATACGATATGGGCTTCACTGGCAAGCCCCAGCCCTACCCCCTGTCTGGGGAGGAGCTAGCTCTAGCCCTCGCCCTAAACCCGTACGTAGCCCCAGGCCCCAGGGGGACTCTGCTCGCGTTCGGCAGCGTTACAGAGCCTTTCATGAGGGAGACGGCCTGGCGCGCTATAGAGTATCTCGAGTCCACGAGGAGGTGGCTAGGCAACCCTCAGCAGGTTTCCACTAAGACGGGTCTGAAGGGCAGGCTGCTCGAGAAGTTTGTTGAGGCGGCTGATCCCCGGATAGACGTTCTAGTATCCATGACTACGCTGAGGCTCTGGAAAGCCCTCGAGCCCGGTGCCTCCCCGCCTGAGGAGAGGATGGAGTTCATGAGGAGGCTCGTGGAGGCTGGTTTGAGCGCTACACTCTTCCTCAGACCTATAATACCCGGGGTGACGGACAGGGAGGCGGAGGACATACTCTCCCGGGCTGCTTACGCGGGAGTAGACAAGGTGGTCCTGGGTACCCTACGTGTTGCAGAGGGGATACTGCGCCGGCTGAGGGCCTCGGGGGCCGTCGATATGGGGGAGATAGAGAGGCGGCTGGCCCGCTGGCCGAGGAGGGGAGAGCAGCTGCCCATATACTCGAGGGACCTTAAGGAGAAGATAGCGTTGAAGGCGAGAGAGATAGGGTTTAAAGTCCTCCCCGCGAGCTGCAGCGCCAACATAGAGAGCCACCGGCAGGGTTGCGCGGCCTGCAGGCTAGGCCCCTGCGGGGACCTATCCAGGCTCCCCCCTGCTAGCGATAGGGAGGTAGCCCGCCTCCTAGAAGCCCTCGGCCTCAAGCCCCTCAAGGTCTCGGTGAAGGGTCTCACGGTCGAGGCTGCCATCCGGGGTGGTAGGAGGGAGGCTGAGATAGCCTCCTACTGGATTATAGGCCTCCTCCGCCGGTCTCCCAGGGTTAAGGCGGTTAGAAGCTAA
- a CDS encoding hydantoinase B/oxoprolinase family protein, translating to MVDKVTVEVIRHAAIYASEEMGIVLRNTSYSPNIKDRMDHTCAVLTPSGDLVAQAEHIPVHIGSMAIGVKSTVKHLEKAGEALEPGDIVIVNDPYISGTHLNDVTLLKPVYHGGEPVAIVANKAHHVDVGGLNPGSVGGSVKELIQEGVVIPPVKLARRGRLDSGLVRLLAGNVRTPRYFKGDLKAQIAALNVGERRIRELAEKYSPRALLEAWDEILSYTEEYTRRRVESLGVTGSWEASDILELSRGEAVVKARLTILGGGVEVDFTGSSPQVDEPINAVYGVTAAATSFALKAVIDPDMPVNQGFFRVVKVIAPEGTIVNPVKPAPVSGGNTETSQRIADVVFRALARALPGRVPAASCGSMTNVMLGGPGWAFYETVACGEGARPVRDGYDGVQTNMTNTLNTPIERMEAEYPVLFVKYELRRDSEGPGRWRGGLGVVRAFKLTGGKATLTVYAQRCRSRPWGLEGGSPGEPAGHYLVRRDGSRMDLGCMSTVEIVEGDTVYIQTPGGGGYGDPCGRDRGLIERDLREGKVSEEKAAQSYCHRTNAL from the coding sequence GTGGTTGACAAGGTTACTGTAGAGGTTATCCGGCACGCTGCAATCTACGCGAGCGAGGAGATGGGTATCGTGTTGAGGAACACCTCTTACAGCCCTAACATTAAGGATAGGATGGATCATACCTGCGCCGTGCTCACGCCCAGCGGCGACCTAGTGGCCCAGGCGGAGCACATCCCCGTCCATATCGGGAGCATGGCTATCGGCGTGAAGTCGACGGTCAAGCATCTGGAAAAGGCTGGGGAGGCTCTAGAGCCGGGCGACATAGTAATAGTAAACGACCCCTACATATCCGGCACCCACTTGAACGACGTGACCCTCCTTAAACCGGTTTACCATGGCGGCGAGCCTGTAGCTATAGTTGCTAACAAGGCCCACCATGTAGACGTGGGGGGCCTCAACCCGGGTAGCGTTGGGGGGAGTGTCAAGGAGCTTATTCAGGAGGGAGTCGTCATCCCCCCTGTAAAACTGGCCAGGCGGGGCAGGCTAGACTCAGGGCTAGTGCGGCTGCTGGCTGGGAACGTTAGAACCCCCCGCTACTTCAAGGGCGACCTCAAGGCCCAGATAGCGGCTCTGAACGTTGGAGAACGGAGGATTAGGGAGCTGGCGGAAAAATATTCTCCCCGAGCGCTGCTTGAGGCGTGGGACGAGATCCTAAGCTACACGGAGGAGTATACTAGGAGGAGGGTTGAAAGCCTAGGTGTGACGGGGTCCTGGGAGGCTAGCGATATCCTAGAGCTATCGAGGGGGGAGGCTGTCGTCAAGGCAAGGCTCACCATACTGGGTGGTGGGGTTGAGGTGGACTTCACAGGCTCGTCGCCCCAGGTGGATGAGCCGATTAACGCCGTATACGGGGTGACCGCCGCCGCTACCTCCTTCGCCTTAAAGGCGGTTATAGACCCGGATATGCCGGTTAACCAAGGCTTCTTCCGGGTGGTCAAGGTTATAGCCCCCGAGGGGACGATAGTCAACCCTGTCAAGCCTGCACCAGTTAGCGGGGGGAATACGGAGACGAGCCAGAGGATAGCCGATGTTGTGTTCAGGGCTCTGGCGAGGGCCCTGCCGGGCAGGGTCCCGGCGGCTAGCTGCGGCAGCATGACTAACGTTATGCTGGGAGGACCTGGCTGGGCCTTCTACGAGACTGTTGCATGTGGTGAGGGGGCGAGGCCTGTTAGGGACGGCTACGACGGTGTGCAGACAAACATGACTAACACTCTAAACACGCCCATCGAGAGGATGGAGGCGGAGTATCCCGTTCTCTTCGTCAAATACGAGCTGAGGAGGGACAGCGAGGGCCCCGGGAGGTGGAGGGGGGGCCTAGGCGTCGTTAGGGCCTTCAAGCTCACAGGGGGCAAGGCGACACTGACAGTATACGCCCAGAGATGCAGGTCGAGGCCGTGGGGGCTTGAGGGCGGGTCTCCAGGAGAGCCCGCTGGACACTACCTGGTAAGGAGGGACGGGTCAAGGATGGATCTGGGGTGTATGTCTACGGTTGAGATTGTAGAGGGTGACACAGTGTATATACAAACGCCCGGTGGCGGAGGCTATGGAGACCCCTGCGGGAGGGATAGGGGCCTTATCGAGAGGGATCTTAGAGAGGGGAAGGTGTCGGAGGAGAAGGCAGCCCAAAGCTACTGCCACCGTACCAACGCCCTGTAG
- a CDS encoding hydantoinase/oxoprolinase family protein: MPRLRVGIDVGGTFTDVVVYDGGLRVHKVPTTPRRPVEGVVKGLSAAVDSPGDVEVLVHATTIGTNMFLGQVGLEPPKVALFTNEGFRDIVEIGRQNRPSLYNLLYEKPSPLAPRDLRIGVRGRIGPDGSEIEPLDLETVRYWAPRLCREGVRVYAISFLHSYRNPHHERLAAEAVRRECPGAYVVTGHEVDPQPMEYERTSTALVNAVLKPVLSSYLEEMLVSLRDRGFRGVLLVMQSNGGVASVEEAVDRPAAFIESGPSAGAVAVAYFSRLQAVDKAIGFDMGGTTAKASSIIGGEPELVDVYEVGGKVHMGKTVRGSGYPVRYPHVDLAEVSAGGGTIAWVDPGGGLRVGPASAGADPGPACYGRGGVKPTVTDANLILGRLPGRLAGGLRLDLELAVKAVEKHVADPLGMDVVEAAWAIVKLANTIMSRAISLVTVERGHDPREFTMYAFGGAGPMHAAELAEELGVRRVIVPPAPGVFSALGLLVADYRHSFHAGIAKPAGRVSEEELERVFGMLEERARRVLDGEGVPGDRRSYTRLLEMKYWGQAYTLRVPYRGSVADAVKDFHGIHEARYGFSSPEEEVEIVVARLEAVGVTDKPVFRAPGKGGSGEAEPAGSRGVFFSGRWMESSVYRLEDLGVGSRLDGPAVVEAPDSTIVIPPGWSAFVDRLGSIVMKVGSGG, translated from the coding sequence ATGCCCCGGCTTAGGGTTGGGATCGATGTTGGAGGCACCTTTACAGATGTTGTAGTGTATGACGGGGGGCTGAGGGTCCACAAAGTCCCCACCACACCTAGAAGGCCTGTCGAGGGGGTCGTGAAGGGGCTCTCTGCGGCTGTGGATAGCCCGGGTGATGTCGAGGTCCTCGTCCACGCCACCACCATAGGCACCAACATGTTCCTAGGGCAGGTCGGCCTCGAGCCGCCGAAGGTCGCCCTCTTTACGAACGAGGGTTTCAGGGACATAGTGGAGATTGGCAGGCAGAACAGGCCCAGCCTGTACAACCTCCTCTACGAGAAGCCCTCACCACTGGCCCCCAGGGACCTGAGAATAGGTGTTAGGGGCAGGATAGGGCCTGACGGGAGTGAGATCGAGCCTCTCGACCTGGAGACGGTTAGATACTGGGCCCCGCGCCTCTGCAGGGAGGGGGTAAGGGTCTACGCCATCTCATTCCTCCACAGCTACCGCAACCCCCACCATGAGAGGCTTGCCGCGGAGGCGGTCAGGCGGGAGTGCCCCGGGGCCTATGTTGTGACGGGCCACGAGGTAGACCCTCAACCTATGGAGTATGAGAGGACTAGCACAGCCCTCGTCAACGCGGTCCTCAAGCCCGTCCTCTCGAGCTATCTTGAGGAGATGCTGGTGAGCCTTCGCGATAGAGGGTTCAGGGGTGTACTGCTGGTTATGCAGAGCAACGGCGGGGTGGCTAGTGTTGAGGAGGCTGTTGATAGGCCAGCAGCTTTCATCGAGAGCGGGCCCAGCGCTGGAGCAGTGGCCGTAGCCTACTTCTCGAGGCTTCAGGCCGTCGATAAGGCCATAGGCTTCGACATGGGAGGGACGACGGCTAAGGCCTCAAGCATCATAGGCGGTGAGCCCGAGCTGGTTGACGTCTACGAGGTGGGAGGTAAGGTACACATGGGGAAGACCGTGAGGGGGAGCGGCTACCCCGTCAGGTACCCCCACGTAGACCTGGCGGAGGTGAGCGCGGGCGGGGGCACCATCGCCTGGGTAGACCCGGGCGGGGGCTTAAGGGTTGGGCCTGCAAGCGCTGGAGCCGACCCGGGCCCCGCCTGCTATGGGAGGGGAGGGGTCAAGCCCACGGTCACCGACGCCAACCTGATTCTCGGCAGGCTGCCCGGGAGGCTGGCCGGGGGGCTCAGGCTCGACCTGGAGCTAGCTGTGAAAGCCGTTGAGAAACATGTTGCGGACCCCCTGGGGATGGACGTGGTGGAGGCTGCATGGGCTATAGTTAAGCTGGCCAACACGATAATGTCGAGGGCTATAAGCCTCGTGACTGTGGAGAGGGGACACGACCCCCGGGAATTCACTATGTACGCCTTCGGCGGTGCAGGTCCGATGCACGCCGCCGAGCTGGCTGAGGAGCTCGGTGTTAGAAGGGTTATCGTCCCCCCAGCCCCAGGTGTGTTCAGCGCTCTGGGACTGCTGGTAGCCGACTACAGGCATAGTTTCCATGCTGGGATAGCTAAACCTGCTGGGAGAGTCTCTGAGGAGGAGCTGGAGAGGGTTTTCGGCATGCTCGAGGAGAGGGCAAGGCGGGTTCTAGACGGGGAGGGCGTGCCCGGCGATAGGAGGTCCTACACGAGGCTCCTCGAGATGAAGTATTGGGGTCAAGCATATACCCTGAGGGTCCCATACAGGGGTAGCGTTGCCGACGCGGTCAAGGACTTCCACGGGATTCACGAGGCCAGATACGGCTTCAGCAGCCCCGAGGAGGAGGTCGAGATAGTTGTTGCCAGGCTGGAGGCCGTGGGGGTTACGGATAAACCTGTTTTTAGGGCGCCGGGAAAGGGGGGTTCTGGCGAGGCTGAGCCGGCGGGCAGCCGCGGCGTGTTCTTCAGCGGTAGGTGGATGGAGTCGAGTGTTTACCGTTTAGAGGACCTGGGCGTTGGCTCGCGGCTAGATGGGCCCGCCGTGGTGGAGGCGCCGGACTCCACCATAGTCATCCCACCGGGCTGGAGCGCGTTCGTGGATAGACTGGGCTCGATCGTGATGAAGGTGGGGAGCGGTGGTTGA
- a CDS encoding M42 family metallopeptidase — protein sequence MSLLDTLRELVFTPGPSGYEDLVRSVVVYRLRELGLDPVVDELGNVVVNPSGGEPRLLAAAHMDELGFLITGAGDDGLLSFRKLGGIDDRVLPGQHVEILLDGGARIEGVIGITPPHLQLDRADAEKPLRWHELRIDIGVQSRSEAEELGVKPLQPAVFKKHWSILAGGRAVASRGFDDRAGVALLLELARRVAEGGVEAEGLALAWTVQEEVGLRGASYVASRLKPRAFLAVDTMACCHPAVTGHTRPGGGPVVRAMDNQHITPRWLVELLEEAARSAGLGLQYATAGGTTDAAAFQRAGVPSAALGIPLKYTHSTAEVLYLSDLEGALRLLEHLPGRLG from the coding sequence TTGAGCCTGCTGGATACTCTAAGGGAGCTGGTTTTTACACCAGGGCCGAGCGGGTATGAGGACCTGGTAAGGAGCGTAGTGGTCTACAGGCTTAGGGAGCTCGGGCTTGACCCTGTTGTCGACGAGCTTGGAAACGTTGTGGTCAACCCCTCAGGCGGGGAGCCGAGGCTCCTGGCGGCCGCGCATATGGACGAGCTGGGCTTCCTAATAACGGGCGCCGGGGATGACGGCCTGCTGTCCTTCAGAAAGCTGGGCGGTATAGACGACAGGGTCCTCCCGGGCCAGCACGTCGAGATCCTGCTAGACGGGGGAGCGAGGATAGAGGGGGTTATAGGCATAACCCCACCCCACCTCCAGCTCGACCGGGCCGATGCCGAGAAGCCTCTGCGATGGCACGAGCTAAGGATAGACATTGGCGTGCAGTCCAGGTCCGAGGCTGAGGAGCTGGGGGTGAAGCCTCTACAGCCAGCCGTGTTTAAGAAGCACTGGAGCATACTAGCCGGCGGCCGGGCGGTCGCCTCCCGCGGGTTCGACGACAGGGCGGGAGTCGCCCTCCTCCTCGAGCTGGCCAGGAGGGTGGCCGAGGGGGGCGTGGAGGCGGAGGGCCTTGCCCTGGCCTGGACTGTCCAGGAGGAGGTAGGGCTCCGGGGGGCCAGCTACGTGGCCTCCAGGCTGAAGCCCAGGGCCTTCCTGGCCGTAGACACCATGGCCTGCTGCCACCCCGCGGTGACAGGCCACACCAGGCCGGGTGGGGGGCCGGTGGTTAGGGCTATGGACAACCAGCATATAACACCGCGCTGGCTGGTCGAGCTCCTGGAGGAGGCGGCTAGGAGCGCTGGCTTAGGGCTGCAGTACGCCACGGCTGGCGGCACGACGGACGCGGCGGCCTTCCAGAGGGCTGGAGTGCCCAGTGCGGCCCTAGGGATTCCCTTGAAGTACACTCACAGCACAGCCGAGGTCCTCTACCTAAGCGACCTTGAGGGCGCCCTCAGGCTCCTTGAACACCTGCCGGGGAGGCTGGGCTAG
- a CDS encoding antibiotic biosynthesis monooxygenase family protein — protein sequence MAYAIVNYIRAETPEAFEKVVESFRDRAGLVEGREGFRSLQVLANRERLEVVVITVWESKEYFEKWVESREFEEAHKRARRRRLAGTSSEGVEYEVLDFVCKG from the coding sequence ATGGCTTACGCAATTGTTAACTACATTAGGGCGGAGACGCCTGAGGCTTTTGAGAAGGTCGTTGAATCTTTCAGGGATAGGGCAGGCCTTGTGGAGGGGAGAGAGGGCTTCAGATCACTCCAGGTCCTCGCGAACAGGGAGAGGCTTGAGGTCGTGGTAATCACGGTCTGGGAGTCTAAGGAGTATTTTGAGAAGTGGGTGGAGAGTAGGGAGTTCGAGGAGGCGCATAAGAGGGCTCGGAGAAGGCGGCTAGCTGGTACCAGCTCGGAAGGGGTGGAGTACGAGGTCCTCGATTTCGTGTGCAAAGGCTGA
- a CDS encoding phytoene desaturase family protein — MGGERVFDVVIVGGGHNGLTAASILARRGLSVALLEASERLGGLSASYTPWPGFTAPLGAYVLGLYPRWLMREAGIEGRIRLLPKEPGMTVVLGGGRALRVYGDAGRTSREFSRVSPADGRAYLGWARLWSALGVLLEEIYSHPPLHPREAIEHVYRAARTPLVGRIVEEALEAAQWMLTAPASRILGEWFESWEARAALVEDALVGEMAGPSTPGTGIVLAHHYLGVSTGRRGEWAYVQGGMGRLALALAEAAAGAGASVEAGSRVEEVMVSGGRAVGVRTSDGRVYRARRAVVWAASVKALPAVAELEKGLARRIRSLESSGASSKIILAVKGPLRPRREYSWLGEDLYRSSVVTMPGMEYAEKAYGDALSRGVSREPWLSINVLNLVDPSLAPEGWSLASIFLQYTWRRARRWGEEDRAEVGERGLQVLEGVFSLPREGVRSEVLTPRDYEALGNPGGSIFHISMRLDQLYSSRPLPEASDYRVPGVEGLYLASASSHPGGGVSGLPGWLAARRLLEDLGVERPRRLSLEKLAVKMARSAREILGP, encoded by the coding sequence TTGGGGGGCGAGAGAGTTTTCGACGTGGTTATAGTAGGTGGTGGCCACAACGGGCTGACGGCCGCCTCTATCCTAGCTAGGCGGGGCCTGAGTGTGGCCCTCCTCGAAGCCTCTGAACGGCTAGGAGGCCTCTCAGCCTCATACACCCCCTGGCCCGGCTTTACAGCGCCCCTCGGGGCCTACGTCCTCGGCCTCTACCCGAGGTGGCTCATGAGAGAGGCGGGTATCGAGGGGAGGATTCGGCTTCTGCCCAAGGAGCCCGGTATGACCGTGGTGCTGGGCGGTGGTAGGGCTCTGAGGGTTTACGGCGACGCGGGGAGGACCTCTAGGGAGTTCTCCCGGGTGTCCCCTGCGGACGGGCGGGCCTACCTAGGGTGGGCTAGGCTGTGGAGCGCCCTTGGGGTGCTGCTCGAGGAGATATACAGCCACCCTCCCCTCCATCCGCGCGAGGCTATCGAGCACGTTTACAGGGCCGCCAGGACGCCTTTGGTGGGCAGGATTGTGGAGGAGGCTCTCGAGGCTGCCCAGTGGATGCTGACGGCACCTGCATCCAGGATCCTGGGGGAGTGGTTTGAGAGCTGGGAGGCGCGTGCCGCGCTTGTCGAGGACGCCCTGGTAGGGGAGATGGCCGGGCCCTCGACGCCGGGCACGGGTATTGTGCTGGCCCACCACTACCTGGGAGTATCTACCGGCAGGAGGGGTGAGTGGGCGTACGTGCAGGGTGGCATGGGAAGGCTGGCCCTAGCTCTGGCCGAGGCCGCCGCCGGGGCTGGTGCCTCGGTTGAGGCGGGGTCCAGGGTTGAGGAGGTCATGGTTAGTGGTGGGAGGGCGGTTGGCGTGAGGACCTCGGACGGGAGGGTGTATAGGGCCAGGAGGGCGGTGGTCTGGGCGGCCAGCGTGAAAGCCCTCCCCGCCGTCGCAGAGCTTGAGAAGGGGCTGGCGAGGAGGATAAGGAGTCTGGAGTCGTCGGGGGCTTCCTCCAAGATAATACTGGCCGTGAAGGGCCCCCTAAGGCCCCGGAGGGAGTATAGCTGGCTAGGCGAGGACCTCTACAGGAGCAGCGTCGTAACCATGCCCGGCATGGAGTATGCCGAGAAGGCGTACGGCGACGCCCTGTCGCGTGGGGTCAGCAGGGAGCCCTGGCTCTCCATAAACGTGTTAAACCTGGTTGACCCCAGCCTCGCGCCAGAGGGGTGGAGCCTGGCTAGCATCTTCCTCCAGTACACGTGGAGGAGGGCTAGGAGGTGGGGAGAGGAGGATAGGGCTGAGGTCGGGGAGAGGGGGCTCCAGGTTCTGGAGGGGGTCTTCAGCCTACCCCGGGAGGGTGTCAGGAGCGAGGTCCTCACTCCCCGAGACTACGAGGCCCTCGGCAACCCCGGGGGGAGTATATTCCACATATCCATGAGGCTCGACCAGCTATACTCCTCCCGCCCGCTGCCCGAGGCGTCGGACTACAGGGTGCCGGGTGTAGAGGGCCTATACCTAGCCTCGGCGTCCAGCCACCCCGGAGGCGGGGTGTCAGGGCTGCCCGGCTGGCTGGCGGCCAGGAGGCTCCTAGAGGACCTCGGGGTTGAGAGGCCGAGGAGGCTTAGCCTCGAAAAACTGGCTGTCAAGATGGCGCGCTCCGCCCGAGAGATACTCGGCCCCTAG